A portion of the Geoalkalibacter ferrihydriticus DSM 17813 genome contains these proteins:
- the dusB gene encoding tRNA dihydrouridine synthase DusB — MRIGSLILKNSLFLAPMAGISDLPYRQIMKAFGAGLVFTEMVSANGLVYEGRRTRELLRSNATEGPLGVQIFGSDPDILAQAAVLVENDGDLLDINMGCPVKKVVRSGAGSALLREPKRVARIIRSVRRATSRPLTIKIRSGWDHSSENYLEIGHIAQEEGADAVTLHPRTRAQGFSGKSAWEHIHALKQRLRIPVIGSGDIFDAEDALSMRAGSGCDAVMIGRGGYGNPWLLRDILELEKANARPSAPSREDRLRVVLRHFDLHLEQFGPVRTLGEMRKHLCWYSRGLCGASSFRAQVNSSRGVDELRKATRAFFLLEP, encoded by the coding sequence ATGCGCATCGGCTCACTCATCCTAAAAAACAGTCTGTTTCTCGCACCGATGGCCGGGATCAGCGATCTGCCCTATCGGCAGATTATGAAAGCCTTCGGCGCCGGTTTGGTATTTACCGAAATGGTGAGCGCCAATGGTTTGGTCTATGAGGGTCGCCGGACCCGCGAACTGTTGCGCTCCAATGCGACCGAGGGTCCCCTTGGTGTGCAGATTTTCGGTTCGGACCCCGACATTCTCGCCCAAGCCGCTGTCTTGGTTGAAAATGACGGTGATTTGCTGGACATCAATATGGGCTGCCCCGTAAAAAAGGTAGTGCGCAGTGGTGCCGGCAGCGCTCTGCTTCGCGAACCGAAGCGCGTGGCGCGCATTATTCGCAGCGTGCGCCGCGCCACCAGCCGGCCCTTGACAATCAAAATTCGCTCGGGATGGGACCATTCTTCGGAGAACTACCTGGAAATCGGCCACATCGCCCAAGAGGAAGGGGCCGACGCCGTGACGCTGCACCCTCGCACCCGCGCCCAGGGATTCAGCGGCAAATCCGCGTGGGAACATATCCACGCGCTGAAACAAAGGCTACGGATTCCGGTCATCGGCAGCGGTGACATATTCGATGCCGAGGATGCCCTGTCCATGCGCGCCGGCAGCGGTTGCGACGCCGTAATGATCGGGCGTGGCGGTTATGGTAACCCCTGGCTGCTGCGCGACATCCTGGAGTTGGAAAAAGCGAACGCACGGCCTTCTGCTCCATCACGCGAGGACCGCCTCAGGGTTGTCCTGCGCCATTTCGACCTGCACCTTGAACAGTTTGGCCCGGTACGCACTCTGGGTGAAATGCGCAAACATCTATGTTGGTATTCTCGCGGGCTTTGCGGGGCATCCAGCTTTCGTGCACAAGTTAACAGCAGCCGAGGTGTCGACGAACTGCGGAAGGCGACCCGTGCTTTTTTTCTTTTGGAGCCTTGA
- a CDS encoding citrate (Si)-synthase → MATLKETLFKKIQEHRPRTTRLVKEFGDVKIGEVNISQAIGGARGVKCLVTDISYLDPMEGIRFRGKTIPETFDALPKVPGSEYPYVEGFWYMLMTGDVPTMEQTQEVVEDWKQRARVPQYVFDLLRALPRDSHPMTMFSAAIVSMQRESIFAQKYAEGMSKMDYWDPMFEDCSNLMARLPEIAAYIYRMKYKGDAPIAPDPNLDMGGNFAHMMGVAKPYDDVARMYFILHSDHESGNVSAHATHLVASALSDAYYSLSAGINGLAGPLHGLANQEVLGWTQDFMAKLGGKVPTEDELKKALWDTLNSGQVIPGYGHAVLRKTDPRYTSQMEFCEKHLPDYPLFKLVNMIYKVAPDVLMEHGKAKNPWPNVDAQSGVIQWYYGVTEYDFYTVLFGVGRALGVLANITWDRALGYAIERPKSVTTAMLEEAAGIKEKAASN, encoded by the coding sequence ATGGCGACACTGAAGGAAACGCTGTTCAAAAAGATCCAGGAGCACCGTCCCCGCACCACTCGGTTGGTCAAGGAATTCGGCGATGTCAAAATCGGCGAAGTGAACATTTCTCAGGCCATCGGTGGCGCCCGTGGGGTTAAGTGTCTGGTAACCGACATCTCTTACCTCGATCCGATGGAAGGCATCCGCTTCCGCGGCAAAACCATTCCTGAAACCTTTGATGCTCTGCCCAAAGTTCCCGGCAGCGAGTATCCCTACGTGGAAGGCTTCTGGTACATGCTCATGACCGGCGACGTCCCGACCATGGAGCAAACCCAGGAAGTCGTTGAAGACTGGAAGCAGCGTGCACGTGTACCCCAGTACGTATTCGACCTGCTGCGCGCCCTGCCGCGCGATTCTCATCCCATGACCATGTTCTCCGCCGCCATCGTCAGCATGCAGCGCGAATCCATTTTTGCGCAGAAATATGCCGAGGGCATGAGTAAAATGGATTACTGGGATCCGATGTTCGAGGATTGCAGCAACCTCATGGCCCGCCTGCCTGAGATCGCAGCCTATATCTATCGCATGAAGTACAAGGGAGATGCTCCCATCGCGCCCGACCCGAACCTCGACATGGGCGGCAATTTCGCTCACATGATGGGCGTGGCCAAGCCTTATGACGATGTCGCGCGCATGTATTTCATTCTGCACTCCGATCATGAGTCGGGCAATGTCTCCGCGCATGCGACGCACCTGGTGGCTTCGGCCCTCTCCGATGCCTACTACAGCTTGTCGGCCGGCATCAACGGCCTGGCCGGTCCGCTGCACGGTTTGGCCAACCAGGAAGTTCTCGGCTGGACTCAGGATTTCATGGCGAAACTCGGCGGCAAAGTGCCGACCGAAGACGAACTCAAAAAGGCTCTCTGGGATACCCTCAACAGCGGTCAGGTCATTCCCGGCTACGGTCACGCCGTTCTGCGCAAGACCGACCCCCGCTACACCTCGCAAATGGAATTCTGCGAGAAGCACCTGCCCGACTACCCGCTGTTCAAGCTGGTCAACATGATCTACAAAGTCGCCCCTGATGTGCTCATGGAGCACGGCAAGGCCAAGAACCCCTGGCCGAACGTTGATGCTCAGTCGGGCGTCATCCAGTGGTACTACGGGGTCACCGAGTACGATTTCTACACCGTGCTCTTCGGTGTCGGCCGCGCCCTGGGCGTGCTTGCCAACATCACCTGGGACCGTGCTCTCGGTTATGCCATTGAGCGTCCCAAGTCGGTGACCACTGCCATGCTCGAAGAAGCTGCCGGCATCAAAGAGAAGGCTGCCAGCAACTAA